From one Caldithrix abyssi DSM 13497 genomic stretch:
- a CDS encoding choline/carnitine O-acyltransferase, with product MASSKRSQLIYERHADYEIPPLIPLLPIEELYHLEELKLRSNAATRTFIKFVFQLSGLTRFYIRLQKNLEQILQSTNMRGRALYLPVVSATLALADDPQKNSLLERSASLIRACRSFYSDIRSGKLEQDRWKGKPLEMGQYPNFFAANVVVDGKRIELFKSPHDHQILVMIKNHAYLIDIEDWKDAQFDFKFQKTLQRIAEQCATSGEPVGLLSAPASLTQIKIFKELRKNCENLQNLERLQHVFVTLCLEPDLHPRTTEEAYRLAHSANFSNRWWHSSLQIVVFGNGKSCLIGNFSAYLDGNVMMRGTAEIQKRARQIQVQILPPSFDQSFPLKKLSWRVPKKLYQLAQKDLQRIKDRNQQSVFELKAAGSAFFKEKKISAIPVFVIALHATIKQFTGRHPNIHQFVSLSHYRCMDLTTVNVSTAQVKAFVEQFNNRQHFSPALYAKLMDAVRSQKEIIARRRQYLSFADILTLFFLNASPIKRSGARVLILFALRLLKSLHLLTLEKREVLISHPALHPEVPLVGRPGIRLPYVKYLGLHYQIWPEKIVITYMPAIHWSVSNEIFTQKLEANLRRLKELIASATQFSS from the coding sequence ATGGCTTCCTCAAAGCGTTCTCAACTAATTTATGAGCGGCACGCTGACTATGAGATACCGCCCTTAATTCCTCTGCTGCCCATTGAAGAGTTGTACCATCTCGAAGAGTTAAAATTACGTTCCAATGCGGCAACCAGAACGTTCATTAAATTCGTTTTTCAATTGTCCGGACTGACTCGTTTTTACATTCGGCTTCAAAAAAATCTTGAGCAGATTCTGCAAAGCACCAACATGCGCGGTCGGGCGCTCTACCTGCCGGTGGTTTCCGCCACGCTTGCCCTGGCTGACGATCCTCAAAAAAACTCGTTGTTGGAACGATCCGCTTCACTAATCAGGGCCTGTCGTTCTTTTTATTCCGATATTCGCTCCGGAAAACTGGAACAGGATAGATGGAAGGGCAAACCGTTAGAGATGGGACAGTACCCCAATTTTTTTGCCGCTAATGTGGTTGTCGATGGAAAGCGCATTGAACTTTTCAAAAGCCCGCATGATCATCAAATTTTGGTCATGATTAAAAACCACGCCTACTTAATAGACATCGAAGATTGGAAGGACGCGCAGTTTGATTTCAAATTTCAGAAAACGTTGCAACGGATAGCGGAACAGTGTGCAACCAGCGGCGAGCCTGTGGGCCTGCTCTCTGCGCCGGCGTCTTTAACACAAATTAAAATTTTTAAAGAGCTGCGCAAAAACTGCGAAAATCTACAGAACCTTGAACGTTTACAACACGTCTTTGTCACTCTTTGCCTGGAACCGGACCTGCACCCCCGGACAACAGAAGAAGCTTATCGGCTGGCACACAGCGCTAACTTTTCCAACCGCTGGTGGCATAGCAGCCTGCAGATCGTGGTCTTTGGCAACGGCAAAAGCTGCCTGATCGGCAACTTTAGCGCCTACCTGGATGGCAATGTAATGATGCGCGGCACGGCCGAAATTCAAAAACGCGCGCGCCAGATTCAGGTGCAAATTTTGCCGCCTTCTTTTGATCAATCTTTTCCCTTAAAAAAATTGAGCTGGCGGGTGCCCAAAAAATTGTATCAACTTGCGCAGAAAGACCTGCAGCGCATCAAAGACCGCAATCAACAGAGCGTATTTGAATTAAAGGCCGCTGGCAGCGCTTTCTTTAAAGAAAAAAAGATTTCGGCCATTCCCGTATTTGTCATTGCTTTGCACGCGACCATTAAACAATTTACCGGCAGGCACCCCAACATCCACCAGTTTGTTTCGCTTTCGCACTATCGCTGCATGGATCTGACCACTGTCAATGTCAGCACCGCACAGGTGAAAGCATTTGTGGAGCAATTCAACAACCGTCAGCATTTTTCACCCGCACTTTACGCAAAATTGATGGACGCGGTACGATCTCAAAAGGAGATCATCGCCCGTCGGCGCCAATATCTCTCTTTTGCCGACATCCTGACTCTCTTCTTTTTAAACGCTTCTCCCATCAAAAGAAGCGGGGCGCGGGTTCTGATTCTCTTTGCCCTGCGCTTACTAAAAAGTTTGCATTTACTTACGCTCGAAAAGCGCGAAGTGTTAATCTCCCATCCGGCCCTGCACCCGGAAGTTCCGCTTGTGGGCAGGCCCGGCATCCGGCTGCCCTACGTAAAATACCTTGGCCTGCATTACCAGATATGGCCAGAGAAGATTGTAATCACTTACATGCCGGCCATTCACTGGTCTGTAAGTAATGAAATCTTTACTCAAAAACTCGAAGCAAACCTGAGGCGCCTTAAAGAGTTGATCGCTTCTGCTACGCAATTTTCATCCTGA
- a CDS encoding sodium-dependent transporter → MQSHRGEWSSKIGFILAASGSAIGLGNIWRYPYIVGKNGGAAFVIIYLLIVVIIGLPYMLGELALGRSSQKNPVGAIGAIKPGSWWKGVGYLGVLTGLGILSFYGVIAGWTVGYVFKMFSGAPGNFAAFISEPVQVTLLLAFFIFITAAIVHGGVSGGIERWSKILMPILFVLMVILIIYAVSLPGSGAGLRFYLMPDFSKIDGNVILAALGQAFFSLSLGMGLMITYGSYVTKSDDLFSSAGYIVFFDSLIAIMSGLIIFPALFASGQDPEAGAKLVFVVFPELFMTMPFGSIIGGIFFILLSVAALTSTISLLEVPVAFLVDEKKFHRKRIVWVVAGIAFLLGLPSALSQGANDFFSNFGLIPERLADPDFLSQMSFVFGDFSLAFGALLLSIFIGWVWGAKAAAAEIAQGSRFFGKVFNIWVIMMRYVIPLSIFIILLNLFGLFN, encoded by the coding sequence ATGCAATCTCATCGAGGCGAGTGGAGTTCAAAAATTGGTTTTATCCTTGCGGCATCCGGTTCGGCCATCGGACTGGGCAACATCTGGCGTTATCCGTATATTGTCGGTAAAAATGGCGGCGCGGCTTTCGTCATTATTTACCTTTTGATCGTGGTAATCATCGGATTACCCTACATGCTCGGCGAACTGGCACTGGGCAGATCGTCGCAAAAAAATCCGGTGGGAGCCATTGGCGCCATTAAACCCGGCTCCTGGTGGAAAGGGGTGGGCTATCTTGGCGTATTAACCGGCCTTGGCATTTTATCCTTTTACGGCGTCATCGCCGGCTGGACCGTCGGTTATGTTTTTAAAATGTTTAGCGGCGCCCCCGGAAACTTTGCCGCTTTTATATCCGAACCGGTTCAGGTTACTCTGCTTCTGGCCTTTTTCATCTTTATTACGGCGGCTATTGTGCATGGCGGCGTTTCCGGTGGCATCGAACGCTGGTCTAAAATTTTAATGCCCATATTGTTTGTATTAATGGTTATACTCATTATTTATGCCGTATCTTTACCCGGATCTGGCGCCGGCCTGCGTTTTTATTTGATGCCCGACTTCAGTAAAATTGACGGGAACGTGATTCTGGCGGCGCTGGGGCAGGCCTTCTTCTCTCTTAGCCTTGGCATGGGATTAATGATCACCTATGGTAGCTATGTCACCAAATCCGATGATCTTTTTTCCTCGGCCGGCTACATTGTCTTTTTTGATTCGCTCATCGCCATAATGTCCGGCCTGATTATTTTCCCCGCACTTTTTGCCAGTGGGCAGGACCCGGAAGCCGGCGCCAAGCTGGTTTTTGTAGTCTTCCCTGAATTATTCATGACTATGCCCTTCGGCTCCATTATCGGCGGCATCTTTTTTATTTTACTTTCCGTTGCCGCTTTAACTTCTACCATTTCCCTATTAGAAGTGCCCGTGGCCTTTTTAGTAGATGAAAAAAAATTCCATCGCAAACGGATTGTTTGGGTGGTGGCTGGCATCGCTTTTTTGCTGGGCCTGCCCTCGGCTCTTTCACAGGGCGCCAACGATTTCTTTTCAAACTTCGGCTTAATCCCCGAACGCCTTGCAGATCCGGACTTTTTAAGCCAGATGAGTTTTGTCTTCGGTGATTTTTCGCTGGCTTTTGGAGCGCTATTACTGTCCATCTTCATCGGCTGGGTGTGGGGAGCAAAGGCCGCAGCCGCGGAAATTGCACAGGGCTCCCGATTTTTTGGCAAGGTTTTTAATATTTGGGTCATCATGATGCGTTATGTTATTCCGCTGTCAATTTTCATCATCCTCTTAAATCTTTTCGGCCTGTTCAATTGA
- a CDS encoding nucleotidyltransferase family protein → MADDFSQWSAVILAAGRSQRFGAPKALQSFNGVPFVTRIRKNLEERGIQEMVLVLGFQAQNLIPHIPDVGYFKIAVNSNFDLGQFSSLQVGLQQVHPQAKGIVMCLVDQPHVASTTYLRLLESARRFPRAFLLPRFANRGGHPVIIPAVFFKEIIQADARQVTLREIMLKHAKDIRRVAVDDPAVLEDIDTRETLLELEKKYR, encoded by the coding sequence ATGGCGGATGATTTTTCGCAATGGAGCGCGGTCATTCTGGCGGCTGGCCGTTCGCAACGATTCGGCGCGCCAAAAGCGCTACAGTCCTTTAACGGCGTGCCGTTTGTAACCAGAATCAGAAAAAATCTGGAAGAGCGCGGCATTCAGGAAATGGTGCTGGTTCTTGGTTTTCAGGCGCAGAATTTAATCCCGCACATCCCGGATGTCGGATATTTTAAAATAGCGGTCAACAGCAATTTTGATCTCGGGCAGTTCAGCTCGCTGCAGGTCGGTTTACAGCAGGTGCATCCGCAGGCAAAAGGGATTGTGATGTGTCTGGTCGATCAGCCCCATGTGGCATCAACGACCTATTTGCGTTTGCTGGAGTCGGCCAGGCGCTTTCCCCGGGCGTTTTTGCTTCCCCGATTTGCAAACAGAGGCGGACACCCGGTCATTATTCCGGCAGTGTTTTTTAAAGAAATTATTCAGGCCGATGCCCGTCAGGTTACGTTGAGGGAAATCATGCTAAAACACGCAAAAGACATTCGGCGCGTAGCGGTGGACGATCCAGCTGTTTTAGAAGACATTGACACGCGCGAAACATTGCTTGAATTAGAGAAAAAATACCGCTAA
- a CDS encoding T9SS-dependent choice-of-anchor J family protein, which produces MRGLILSFALLFLSITLVFGGVNKVSNAILDESFESGFPPSGWTKFSDSFSLESWQQSSEKSRTGSYSALAEVQFIYPCDIWLVTPALDLSGVTRATLYFYEDADGWESGGGTHYIAVSTTSPSSSSSFTTILEMTPSNHTIEGFSGGVVEVDLSAYAGQSTVYVGFHYSNPGSPNYQWYIDDVKVVVPSDHDVMAFSLDMDAHYAPNTTVQPMATVKNEGKNTETFDVEFGYYDWNDNPVAISTKTVTALAPGAKQQVTFDNYTFAQEGYTFYVKTLLSTDQDASNDIATKFINSYASQKEVVLPEEFTDTECTYCPGAAEALDSLYKAYPNNVAIIAYHGGFSGNDPFDNSYASARRSYYGVSAYPTCYFGGDRKRVGGASAGSDWSGIYADYEALYQAERQEYTPFTMDIAWTENGNSISATATVTYESVTFDKNLYIRWALCESHIAYNWETSMDSLHFVERLMIPDANGTKLWESASAPSAGDQVQNSITFDIPADVVKENCELIAFVQNDDTKEVMVAAKVDLGNPPSAINQLKSGLPQGFYLAQNYPNPFNPFTSIRYDLPQAAHVELAVYDLSGKKVMELVNAQQNAGSYEYRLNAADLASGVYIYMLKAGNYRASKKMILLR; this is translated from the coding sequence ATGAGAGGATTAATACTTTCTTTTGCTCTTTTATTTTTATCTATCACATTGGTTTTTGGGGGAGTGAACAAGGTTTCTAATGCTATTCTTGACGAGTCGTTTGAAAGCGGCTTTCCGCCCAGCGGATGGACGAAGTTTTCCGATAGTTTTTCGTTAGAAAGCTGGCAGCAAAGCTCAGAAAAAAGTCGAACGGGTTCATATTCGGCCCTGGCGGAAGTGCAATTTATTTACCCCTGCGATATCTGGCTGGTAACGCCGGCTCTGGATCTGTCGGGCGTAACCAGAGCCACGCTCTATTTTTACGAGGATGCTGATGGCTGGGAAAGCGGCGGCGGCACGCATTATATCGCCGTTTCTACCACATCGCCCAGCAGCAGTTCATCTTTTACCACAATTCTGGAAATGACGCCTTCCAATCACACTATCGAAGGCTTTTCCGGCGGCGTGGTTGAGGTTGATCTTTCGGCTTATGCCGGGCAGAGCACGGTTTATGTAGGTTTTCACTATTCCAATCCTGGTAGTCCTAACTACCAGTGGTACATAGACGATGTAAAAGTTGTCGTTCCATCAGATCACGATGTGATGGCCTTTTCGCTGGATATGGACGCGCATTACGCGCCAAACACAACGGTTCAGCCGATGGCTACGGTTAAAAACGAGGGCAAAAACACGGAAACGTTTGATGTTGAATTTGGTTATTACGACTGGAACGACAATCCGGTGGCCATAAGCACCAAAACCGTAACCGCTCTTGCGCCCGGGGCCAAACAGCAGGTAACCTTTGATAACTACACATTTGCCCAGGAAGGCTACACCTTTTACGTTAAAACCCTTTTAAGCACCGATCAGGATGCGAGCAATGATATTGCCACAAAGTTTATCAACTCCTACGCCAGTCAAAAAGAGGTTGTTTTGCCCGAAGAATTTACAGACACCGAGTGTACCTATTGCCCCGGGGCCGCAGAAGCGCTGGACAGTCTGTATAAAGCTTATCCTAATAATGTCGCTATTATTGCCTATCATGGCGGATTCAGCGGCAACGATCCTTTTGACAATTCGTATGCCTCGGCGCGCCGTTCCTATTACGGCGTAAGCGCCTACCCGACCTGTTACTTTGGCGGCGACCGGAAGCGCGTGGGCGGGGCATCGGCAGGCAGCGACTGGTCTGGCATTTACGCCGATTATGAAGCGTTGTACCAGGCTGAACGGCAGGAATATACGCCCTTTACCATGGATATTGCCTGGACCGAAAACGGAAATTCCATCTCTGCCACCGCTACCGTTACCTACGAAAGCGTAACCTTCGATAAAAATCTCTACATCCGCTGGGCATTGTGCGAATCGCATATTGCCTACAACTGGGAAACAAGCATGGATTCTCTGCACTTTGTGGAACGTCTGATGATTCCCGATGCCAACGGCACAAAGTTATGGGAAAGCGCCAGCGCGCCTTCTGCCGGAGACCAGGTGCAGAACAGCATTACTTTTGACATCCCGGCCGATGTGGTCAAAGAAAATTGCGAATTGATCGCCTTTGTGCAAAACGATGACACTAAAGAGGTCATGGTTGCCGCCAAAGTCGATCTGGGCAACCCACCCAGCGCCATCAATCAGCTTAAAAGCGGTCTGCCGCAGGGCTTTTATCTGGCGCAAAATTATCCCAACCCATTTAATCCATTCACCAGTATCCGTTACGACCTGCCGCAAGCCGCGCATGTTGAGCTGGCTGTTTATGATTTGAGCGGCAAAAAAGTGATGGAACTGGTCAATGCGCAGCAAAATGCGGGTAGCTACGAATACCGATTAAATGCCGCCGATCTGGCCAGCGGCGTTTACATCTATATGCTTAAAGCCGGAAACTACCGGGCCAGTAAAAAAATGATTTTACTGCGGTAA
- a CDS encoding ABC transporter ATP-binding protein, which translates to MGLIFIVISNLIAIVNPQIVRQAIDYLKGDIQTMRLFQYAGLIVLITLVQGVFRFLMRRTVIVVSRLVEFDLRNELFARLQSLSQNFFQRTPTGDLIARMTSDLNAIRSVMGPGIMYTINTATTMILVFVMMISISRLLTLIALLPIPLLVFLVSYFSRQINKRYSAVQAQFAEISTRVQENLAGIRIIKSYVKEKSELQDFNRINREYINKSLHYVKVHAAFRPMMMLLVGLSVVLTLLIGGRLIISGTITLGQFVAFNMYLGMLVWPSIALGWVLGLFYQGVASMKRLNLIFDARPDIVDAPDVKKVTRLHGAIRFERLNFSYANGSSEVLKDIDFQVEAGQVVALIGRTGSGKSTIIKLIARIYDAPDDSILIDDIPIKKIPLKTLREHIGYVPQETFLFSDTIRNNIAFARPDASLEEIEWAARMAEVHQSIVEFPDGYDTLLGERGINLSGGQKQRLTLARALLKKPSILLLDDALSAVDNLTEERILQHLKQVMKNKTCFWVSHRISAIRHADLILVLDQGQIVERGTHESLLALGGLYADIFEKQQLEEFVTQVD; encoded by the coding sequence TTGGGTTTAATTTTTATCGTCATCAGTAATTTGATCGCCATCGTCAATCCCCAGATTGTGCGCCAGGCCATCGATTATTTAAAAGGCGATATCCAGACCATGCGCCTTTTCCAATATGCAGGATTAATCGTTTTAATCACCCTGGTTCAGGGCGTTTTTCGTTTTTTAATGCGCAGAACGGTTATCGTGGTTTCGCGTTTGGTGGAATTTGATCTGCGCAACGAGCTTTTTGCCCGTCTTCAAAGCCTTTCGCAAAACTTCTTTCAGCGTACGCCAACCGGCGATCTCATCGCCCGGATGACCAGCGATTTAAACGCCATTCGCTCGGTAATGGGCCCGGGCATCATGTACACCATCAACACCGCCACCACCATGATTCTGGTTTTTGTGATGATGATAAGTATTAGCAGGCTTCTGACGCTCATCGCCTTACTGCCCATTCCATTGCTGGTTTTTCTGGTCAGCTATTTCAGCCGGCAGATCAACAAACGTTACTCGGCGGTTCAGGCGCAGTTTGCCGAAATCAGCACCAGAGTTCAGGAAAATCTTGCTGGCATCCGCATCATCAAATCTTACGTTAAAGAAAAAAGTGAACTGCAGGATTTTAACCGCATTAACCGCGAATACATCAACAAAAGCCTGCACTATGTAAAGGTGCATGCGGCGTTCAGACCGATGATGATGCTGCTGGTGGGGCTTAGCGTGGTGTTAACCCTGTTAATCGGCGGGCGGTTGATTATTTCCGGGACGATCACCCTGGGTCAGTTTGTAGCCTTTAACATGTACCTGGGAATGCTCGTCTGGCCTTCGATCGCGCTGGGCTGGGTGCTTGGCCTGTTTTACCAGGGCGTGGCTTCCATGAAACGCCTGAACCTGATCTTTGACGCCCGGCCGGATATCGTCGACGCCCCCGACGTTAAAAAAGTGACGCGACTGCATGGCGCCATTCGCTTTGAACGCCTCAACTTTTCATACGCCAACGGCTCTTCAGAAGTTTTAAAAGATATCGATTTTCAGGTTGAAGCCGGACAGGTGGTTGCCTTAATCGGCCGAACGGGAAGCGGCAAATCTACCATCATCAAGCTAATTGCGCGGATTTACGACGCCCCCGATGATTCCATTTTGATCGACGATATTCCCATCAAAAAAATCCCTCTTAAAACTTTACGCGAGCACATCGGTTACGTTCCGCAAGAAACCTTTCTCTTTTCCGACACCATCCGCAACAACATCGCTTTTGCCCGACCGGACGCCTCACTTGAGGAAATTGAATGGGCGGCCAGAATGGCCGAAGTCCATCAGAGTATTGTCGAATTTCCCGACGGTTACGACACATTGTTAGGCGAACGGGGCATCAATCTTTCCGGAGGACAAAAACAACGTTTAACTCTGGCCCGCGCTCTTTTAAAAAAACCGTCCATTCTTTTGTTAGACGACGCCCTGTCTGCCGTGGATAACCTGACGGAAGAACGTATTCTGCAGCATCTAAAACAGGTCATGAAGAACAAAACCTGCTTCTGGGTGTCGCACCGCATTTCGGCCATTCGACACGCCGACCTAATTCTCGTTCTTGACCAGGGCCAGATCGTGGAACGCGGCACGCACGAATCTCTGTTGGCACTGGGTGGCCTTTATGCCGATATTTTTGAAAAACAGCAGCTGGAAGAATTTGTTACGCAGGTGGATTAA
- a CDS encoding PEGA domain-containing protein — MNLAVKFLFSGFLFLIACGVKQPVENADQSDVTGNIFVNSQPSGASIILDGTATGLVTPDTVKQVPVGNHVLRVFLDGYRAVQDSFVVTVKEAETAAILFELQKIITTVTLNIESDPAGAAIFVNDQNTGKVTPDTLIVEPGAHRITLVKNGFVVKDTLIASTEQEEVDVRLQLAIEQRVLFESFANVSCVPCVAATQNLLKFTHEHANSPYAIIEYFANWPSPNDPFYKVAPKDVDERVNFYGVQTLPTLKVKGTIGVDPNNYDEIVNKFNQSLLSQNTPLAISIEKQLVGAQLEVHVELFDYGNVLDNADLRLFVAIAEDSIHYDSPPGSNGIKDFEWVFRGFLTDRQGANLDNRAFTFSREWPANWQFAHSKIVAFVQNIKSKEILQTGIN, encoded by the coding sequence ATGAATTTAGCGGTCAAATTTCTTTTTTCCGGCTTTCTTTTTTTAATCGCCTGCGGGGTTAAACAGCCAGTAGAAAATGCAGATCAAAGCGATGTAACGGGTAATATTTTTGTTAACTCCCAGCCGTCCGGAGCGTCGATTATTCTGGACGGAACGGCGACCGGTCTGGTAACGCCGGACACCGTTAAACAGGTTCCGGTTGGCAACCATGTGCTGCGCGTGTTTCTGGACGGTTATCGGGCCGTTCAGGATTCTTTTGTAGTGACGGTTAAAGAAGCCGAAACGGCGGCGATTCTCTTCGAACTGCAAAAAATTATCACCACCGTTACGTTGAATATTGAAAGCGATCCCGCAGGGGCAGCCATATTTGTAAATGATCAGAATACCGGCAAAGTAACGCCGGATACATTAATCGTCGAGCCCGGCGCCCACCGCATTACACTGGTCAAAAACGGCTTTGTGGTTAAAGACACGTTGATTGCTTCCACCGAACAGGAAGAGGTGGATGTGCGTCTTCAACTGGCCATTGAACAACGCGTTTTGTTTGAATCGTTTGCCAATGTTTCCTGCGTGCCCTGCGTGGCCGCCACGCAAAACTTGCTTAAATTTACGCATGAACATGCCAACAGCCCTTATGCCATTATCGAATATTTTGCCAACTGGCCCAGTCCAAACGATCCTTTTTATAAAGTAGCGCCTAAAGATGTGGACGAGCGCGTTAATTTTTATGGCGTGCAAACACTGCCCACTTTGAAGGTAAAAGGCACTATTGGCGTTGATCCCAATAATTATGATGAGATCGTCAATAAATTCAACCAAAGTTTACTTTCGCAAAACACGCCGTTAGCCATTTCCATAGAAAAACAACTGGTTGGCGCTCAACTGGAAGTTCATGTTGAGTTGTTTGATTATGGCAATGTACTGGACAATGCCGACCTTAGATTATTTGTGGCCATTGCCGAAGACAGCATTCACTACGACAGCCCGCCGGGGTCTAATGGAATCAAAGATTTTGAGTGGGTTTTTCGCGGTTTTTTGACCGATCGGCAGGGGGCAAATCTGGACAATAGGGCGTTCACGTTTAGCAGAGAGTGGCCGGCTAACTGGCAGTTTGCCCACAGCAAAATCGTTGCTTTTGTTCAAAACATAAAATCGAAGGAAATACTGCAAACCGGCATTAATTGA
- a CDS encoding M1 family aminopeptidase — MKLLHSFLWLGFLIAFCGAQHFAQDKRSIPSSYSPSSAPTTIEKFDVQYYRIEMQIDIPRRNVVGKTTLRLASLQDNLQTVTLDFKTPLTVDSVGGAAAAFARQDGLLTLTLNQSFNRGQQAEVWIAYSGNPQVPGSIAFVFDRMPDESPYVWTLSEPYGARQWWPCKDTPADKADSVDLIITVPQGNLVASNGLLTEVRSDPSGWQTFHWQVRYPIATYLVSIVAGPLFHFTDYYHYSPVDSMLLDYYVFPDDKIIAQQKFTEMHDYLDALSHYFGPYPFLKEKYGQAQFGWGGGMEHQTITSIGRVSDAWTYLYVHELGHQWFGDMVTCASWHDIWLNEGFASYSEALYAEWAGYNGQPPGLDSYLDYMSTQLYFDAGTIYIEDTTSFAQLFSRIVYDKGSWVLHMLRKVIGEDNLFEAFKAYLNDARWTYGSVRTENFKEICEQISGVDLDAFFDQWLNYPYYPQYEYEWTPHSNVDQSYTVELVIRQTQQQTLYVMPIDLRFLFADETDTTLTVQNNQFTQEYLFHFAKQPIYLQFDPDNWLLKESKETSPTTLITGYGFHKIFPNPSPGAVNIELIYWQREDYPVYVFDLLGKKVRTLLPNNRIFNQHQYFWDGKNDRGKAVSSGLYFLKAPTVAEGQTRKIMIIR, encoded by the coding sequence ATGAAACTTTTACATTCCTTTTTGTGGCTCGGCTTTTTGATCGCTTTTTGTGGCGCTCAACACTTTGCGCAAGATAAACGCTCGATTCCTTCGTCTTACAGCCCCAGCTCCGCGCCCACGACAATTGAAAAATTTGACGTGCAATACTACCGCATCGAGATGCAGATCGATATCCCGCGCAGAAATGTTGTGGGAAAAACCACGCTGCGTCTGGCCAGTCTTCAGGATAACCTGCAAACGGTAACCCTGGATTTTAAAACGCCTTTAACCGTTGATTCCGTTGGCGGCGCGGCGGCAGCTTTTGCAAGACAGGACGGTCTTTTAACCTTAACTTTAAATCAATCCTTTAACCGCGGCCAGCAGGCAGAGGTCTGGATCGCCTATTCCGGCAACCCGCAAGTGCCCGGCAGCATCGCCTTTGTGTTCGATCGAATGCCCGACGAATCGCCCTATGTGTGGACTTTAAGCGAACCTTACGGCGCGCGCCAGTGGTGGCCCTGCAAAGACACGCCGGCCGACAAGGCAGATTCCGTCGATTTGATCATCACCGTGCCGCAGGGAAATCTGGTCGCTTCCAACGGCCTGCTAACCGAAGTTCGAAGCGATCCTTCCGGCTGGCAAACCTTCCACTGGCAGGTGCGCTACCCCATTGCCACCTACCTCGTCTCCATTGTGGCCGGCCCGTTATTTCACTTTACAGATTACTATCATTACAGCCCGGTCGACTCCATGCTGCTGGATTACTACGTTTTTCCGGATGACAAAATAATAGCTCAGCAAAAGTTTACCGAAATGCACGATTATCTGGACGCCCTTTCGCATTATTTTGGCCCTTACCCCTTTCTTAAAGAAAAGTACGGTCAGGCGCAGTTCGGCTGGGGCGGAGGCATGGAACACCAGACCATAACCAGCATCGGAAGGGTAAGCGATGCCTGGACCTATCTCTACGTCCACGAACTGGGGCATCAATGGTTTGGCGACATGGTGACCTGCGCCTCCTGGCACGATATCTGGTTAAACGAAGGGTTCGCCAGCTACAGCGAAGCGCTTTACGCCGAATGGGCCGGCTACAACGGCCAGCCGCCGGGGCTGGATTCCTATCTGGATTACATGAGCACCCAGCTCTATTTCGACGCCGGAACCATCTACATCGAAGACACCACCAGTTTCGCCCAGCTTTTTAGCAGAATTGTTTACGATAAAGGCTCATGGGTGCTGCACATGCTGCGCAAGGTGATCGGCGAAGACAATTTGTTCGAAGCCTTTAAAGCCTACCTTAACGATGCTCGCTGGACGTACGGTTCGGTGCGCACGGAAAATTTTAAAGAAATCTGCGAACAAATTTCGGGCGTGGATCTGGACGCCTTTTTCGACCAGTGGCTCAATTATCCTTACTATCCTCAATACGAATATGAATGGACGCCCCATTCCAATGTAGATCAAAGCTACACCGTTGAGCTCGTCATCCGTCAAACCCAGCAACAAACGCTGTATGTTATGCCCATTGATTTACGCTTTCTGTTTGCCGACGAAACAGACACCACGCTAACCGTTCAGAACAACCAGTTTACGCAGGAATACCTCTTCCATTTTGCCAAACAACCCATTTACCTTCAGTTTGATCCGGACAACTGGCTGCTAAAAGAGAGCAAGGAAACCTCGCCGACCACGTTGATCACCGGCTACGGTTTTCACAAAATTTTTCCCAATCCATCGCCGGGCGCCGTAAATATTGAACTGATTTACTGGCAGCGTGAAGACTATCCCGTCTACGTTTTTGATCTTCTTGGTAAAAAGGTAAGAACGCTGCTTCCCAACAATCGGATTTTTAATCAGCACCAATACTTCTGGGACGGTAAAAACGACAGAGGAAAGGCGGTGAGCTCCGGCCTCTATTTTTTAAAGGCGCCAACCGTTGCCGAAGGGCAGACGCGTAAAATAATGATCATCCGCTAA